In Molothrus ater isolate BHLD 08-10-18 breed brown headed cowbird chromosome 26, BPBGC_Mater_1.1, whole genome shotgun sequence, the DNA window TCTCAGCCCAGTGCACAGGGACTCGGCCTTTGGGAGCCGCTCAGGCGTGACACGAGCCCGGTGTCACCCGGAGAGGGACACAAtgggcacacagagctccaggacagagcagtggggctggggaagggcagggcaggctgtgccccTCTCACCTCCTGCAGGATGTCCGTGGGTTTTGTCTGGGCCGTGGGGTTGGGGCGGGGTTTGGCCGCTTCCTCGTCAGAGTCGGAATCCACCAGGAGCCGCCGGTTCTGGGCCTGTTCCAGCatggccctgctggcacagagcagtgctggagctgggtcCACCCCACTGCCAGGCCCTGCTCGCTCCAGGGGAGCTGGGAACGGCAGAGGAGCCTCGGgatccccctgcccagggcGTTCTATGGGATCAGGTTCAAGCCTGAGGGGTGGCAGCCCTGGGATCTGgagctccagcccagagcaggggctgtgcccatgggaGGGCACTTCCCAGGGGATTGgagcccctccagcagcccagatcccacagaatcccagcctggctgggtgggAAGGACCTCCCACTCCTTCTACCTGAACACTTtgccaggacaggctgggatctcctcccagcccccaaATCCTGGTCGCTCAGcccccctctcccagcccagcctggcccatggcactgccagccccctcagccccctcacTTCATCTCCTGCTcgtcctcctcctgctccttgcgcctctgctcctcctccagctccttgtaCTGCTTCAGCATGGCCTCAAAGTCCACGTTGGCCTGGCGCTGGTtgagctccttcagctcctgcaggttcTCCAGGACCTCCATCTCCAGCTTGGAGTCCTTGGTTCGGTTCTCCAGGACCTGGGTGGGATAAGTTGGGATActtgaggcagcagagcctgatAGGAACCTCCAACACCTTGTGCTGGATGAAGCACAAGAGgatcctcctcatcctcatttTTGGGTAGGACAGGAAAGTTGTCAGGCAGAGTGGCAGAGGTTCTCCTGCAGTCCTTGTACCTTCATGGGATTGTTgagctcctcctcttccctctccttctgcatcctcttctcctcctcctccaggagtTTCTCTGCCTGGAAGTTCCTGGTGGCCCCGTGCTCCATGGTGTAATCTGTGTTCTCGGGGTCTGTCTGAGggggaacagcaggaaaaccacTGAGGGTGGGgatcctgctccaggcagcccaCAGCCACACATCCCCCAGCTCCATGAACTGGGGAAGGGCTGATCCAGCCAAAAACCCCCCCTGAGACTCAgctgttgtgttttttgttgtttcccaAACCCACCACACTCTTTAATACATTAACCAGAAAATCTTAAATTagtgaaccaaaaaaaaaaaaccccactccaTCAGCCTTTGCTGGGCAGGAGAGTCAGGGAACCATGGAacaccctgagctggaagggacagcagctcctgcctctgaaTGAGGCAACCCCGCCAACCCCAttgtccaaaggctcctggcagcccccaTTTCCTGGGGGAATTCAgcacccaccaccctgggggAAAAACCTTCCCCTGATCTCCATCCCACTGCCCTGAGGGGGAAAAACCTTCCCCTGATCGCCATCCCACCACCCTGGGGGAAAACCTTCCCCTGATCTCCATCCCACCaccctgggggaaaaaaccttcCCCTGATCTCCATCCCACTGCCCTGAGAGGGGAAAACCTTCCCCTGATCCCCATCCCACCATcctggggggggaaaaaaccttcCCCTGATCTCCATCCCACCATCCTGAGGGGAAAACCTTCCCCTGATCGCCATCCCACCaccctgggggaaaaaaccttcCCCTGATCTCCATCCCACCATCCTGAGGGGAAAACCTTCCCCTGATCTCCATCCCACCATCCTGAGGGGAAAACCTTCCCCTGATCTCCATCCCACCATCCTGAGGGGAAACCTTCCCCTGATCTCCATCCCACCATCCTGAGGGGAAAACCTTCCCCTGATCTCCATCCcaccaccctggcacagctccagctgctccctggtgtTGAATTTACAGCAACCCCGACAAGGGGAGAGATGAGGGAATCTGACTCcctgttcttagaaggctaatttattattttatgatctatattatattaaagaacactaactaaagaatagagaaaggatatagacagaaggcttaacaagaatgacaatgaaaactcgtgactctctctTCCATAGTCCTGACACAGGTGGCTGTGActggccaatgagtcaaaacaactcacatgaaAACCAATCTAccaaccacctgttggataaaaaaaaaaaatctccaaaccacattccaaagcagcaaaacataggagaagcaatcagataattattgtttccttttttttttttttttttttttttctgaggcttctcagcttcccaggagagaaatcctggcaaagggatttttcagaaaatgtgacagtgacaccctgGGATGCAGCCTAGGCTGGAGCTGAGGCCAGGCTGACCGTGAAGGTGATCTAGTGTTGAaaattgcaaggcaagatgttttccattcccatctgtatggcagattatcttttgtgaggtgggcagtttgccttatctctctgagtgaccacaatcactcctccctggggaagggacacctgctgataacagctattgaatgtcactgcatggctgataagaactacagcatcccatggggagatgtgagcccagagggaggagccaagcattgctacccagatataatccagaggttctgagacaccagcacggcttctccaTGGGATTCCCcaaaggaacagcagctgcctcttcttcccctggatcttcagaggcagaattcatccttctctacaggatcccccttgctccagcagaaccacccctgacactgcaggagggctgagccacaattccaatggcactgctgccaacaccctgacccacagcgtgtcaggctgggttctgactctggcagtgttgttccagtgtactgcattgtttattttatccttttatttttttttccttccccattaaagaactgttatttcctgctctcatatttttgcctgagagccccttaatttaaaatttacagcaattgggaggggtggggagggttcacattctccatttcaggggaggctcctgccttccttagcagcctcctgtctttccaaaccaggacatccagcccaggcagggagaggctggggctcagggggggCTCACCTTGAAGGTGATCTCAGCCAGGCAGCGAGTGCACTTGATGTAGAAGCGGAAGATGGGCAGCCCCAGGTAGGACTCGTTCTGCACCGTCTCCTTGCGGGCGTTGAACTTCTTGCCCTTGTAGATGTACTCCCCACACGTCTTGCACCTGGCCAGGGGCAGGGAAGTGTCAGACAaggcaacagagctggtgaggggctgggaacacaggccctgggaaggagctgggaggggagggctcagcctggagaaaaggagactcaggggtgccctcATCGCTCTgaacagctcctgaaaggtgcctgtgctcagctggggctgggctctttctccacaCAGAACtagagcacacagcctcaagctgcaccaagggaaatacaggttggattttaggaaaatgtgttttacaggaagagtgataaagttctgggatgttctgcctggggaggtggtggagtcaccatccctgggtgtgtttaacaaagcctggatgtggcacctcctgccctccttcacccccttccctgcccagggtcaccagaggccacatctggagccTGGAGTCAACAACATCTGGACCTCCTAAGGAGGAGattcctccttcctccagctgttccagcccatgctggatggggcttggaggaTGGTGgagtggcactgggtgggctttgaggccatcccaacccatcccaggAGTGATCCCAGATCTCCAGGAGTGACCCCAcggctccagggctgctctcacctCATGTTGAAGGGGGCCATGAGCCTCACCACATACTGCCGGTCCTTGGGCAGCTTCAGCTTTGGGATCTTGGCCGGATCGAAGTCCGGGGGGTAATATTTCTGTGGAGAGAGAGCAGATCTGGGAGTTCTGGCAATGTTTCTATGGACAGAGAGCAGATTTGGGTATTCTTGGAATGTTTCTATATTTGGGAATTCCGGGAATGTTTCTATGGACACAGAGCAgatttgggaatgctggagcACTTCTTCTCActcctcacagctcagccaggaggctgcagccaggtggggctcgggctctgctgccagggaacagcgACAGGATGAGTGGAAGCGGCCCCAGCGGGGATTTAAACCGGATACCGGGAATTCCTTCATGGGAAGGGTTGATAAACTCTGAATGAGCTGCCCAAGGGGGtctggagtctccatccctggaggtgcccaaggacGGCATGGACGGGCACGCGGTGCtcggggctggggacagggcgggcaccgggcacagctgggactcgaTCCCGGGCCTTTTCCAGGGATGAAAAAGGAATGATCCCGGGATCCCGAGCGACTCCCGAACCAACCGGGACCTCCCCTCCAGCGCCCTCGGGGAACCCTCCCTTGGCGCAGCCCGGCCCAGGACGCTTCCCCCGGCCCTCTCGGCGGGGATTCCTCTCCAACTCACGTTCAGCACTTTCCGTTCCGACATCGCTGCGGTTTCTCCCGATCCCCGGTGCTGCCGGTGTTGCCCCCTCGCCCCTCACCGCTTCCGGGAGTGGCCCAGCCCACTCCGCTGCTCATTGGTCTAGCGAGCCGCGGCCTCCCCGATCCTCGCCTTTTATTGGCTGATCCATCTGTCTGTCAAAGGATCCGCCCACGGCTGTTGTGCAACCCAGCCAAGAGTCCGCCGGAAAGCCGCGGCCTCACAAGCGGTTCCGCAGATTTTTGGGTCCCGGCGGGCGGCTGTCCTCCGGCTGGGGCTGGAGAACCTCAGAGCTGCGATCTGGGGCAGGGGAATCCCGGGGCTGCGATCTAGGGCTGAGGAAACTCGGCTTCCTCACAGCAATATGGAATGTGGGCCCCGGTCCCCCCTGACGCATACTCATCATGTAGCTAACAGTCCCCAAACAGTCTGGTTTGTGTTTAAAATGTCACTATCTTTCTAAAAACCCAGGACTCTGAGTCCCGTTGagttttcagctgttttttcgCTCACTCCACTGAGCATGCACAGCCGTGGCAGCCATGCTGTACGGCACCTCCTCACTGCGCATGCGGCGTTGCCATTGCCGCCATTCCGTACAGCGCGCCTCCCAGCGCGGGCAGTCCCAGGTGCCGCTGCCGCCAGCCCCGCCCGCACCGCATGGCTGCAGCCCAGCGCACTCTCAGATCCTAATTCGCCGGTGCTGCCCGCGCCTCCTGCACGGCGTCGCCACCCTGCTCCCGCGCAGATCCGCCATTACCGCCGGCGGCGCCGCCTCATTCCGCATGCGCAGCGCCTCACGCGCCGTTTCCCGCCACCTCGCGCACCGCCCGTTCCCCCTCGCGCGCATGCGGGGAgcggcgccccctggcggcccGGCCTGCGCCGCCGTCCCGTCGTGCCCCGCGCTCCCCACACAAAGGACGCGCTGGGAAatggcggcggccgcggcctCGCAAAACGCCCCCGGGAAAATGGAGCCGCccccggcggcggccgcggcggcagcggcggctccgccAGCGCCCAACGGGGCGGCCGGCGCGGGGGGGCCGCCCCCTAAGAGGTAGGAGGGCCGTGAGGGGCCGCGCTGCCGGTGGGGCCGAGGGGCCGCATGCGGCCTCCCCGCTCCTGGGCCCGGCCTGCGGGCAGCGGGACGGACCGGGGCTCACGAGGGGTCCCGGAGAGGTCGATAGCGGTGCGGGGCCGCTCCTGCCTCTGCGGCCGCTGCCCCCTCCGGGCACGCCTTGGGATCCCGGGCGGGGCCGTCCCGACGGCGCCTTCGGGGCTCCCACTGCGCTCTGGGCCCGGTCCCGGCGGGCAGCGAGCCCTGGGGTCCCCCCTCATCCCCTGGGGTCCCCCCTCATCCCCTGGGGTCCCCCCTCATCCCCTGGGGTCACCCTCATCCCCTGAGATCTCCCTCGTCCCCTGGGGTCACCCCATCCCctcaggaaaagctgctgctgagttCTGGAGGAGTTTGGGCCTCCCTGGGcggagcaggctgtgccagcgTGGGGATGTTTAAGTTCATTACTTTCTGTACTCTCAGTAAGTTGGAAGAGCTCTGTTGCTCTCAGCACccccctcatcctgctgctcgcttttgtgcttctttttgGAGGTAATTTACGTGTGAAGGGATTTAGGAGCGCAGACACCTCGAGGGTGAGAGTTTAAGGTGGTGCTGGGGAGGTGTTGCACAAT includes these proteins:
- the YJU2 gene encoding splicing factor YJU2, with product MSERKVLNKYYPPDFDPAKIPKLKLPKDRQYVVRLMAPFNMRCKTCGEYIYKGKKFNARKETVQNESYLGLPIFRFYIKCTRCLAEITFKTDPENTDYTMEHGATRNFQAEKLLEEEEKRMQKEREEEELNNPMKVLENRTKDSKLEMEVLENLQELKELNQRQANVDFEAMLKQYKELEEEQRRKEQEEDEQEMKAMLEQAQNRRLLVDSDSDEEAAKPRPNPTAQTKPTDILQEDPQPQSKKPRMESWERSVGKLSTKAQLAGLVARRKEKEKEKEKADPALENGMETRGTTASTGSLPAAAAAAATSSLGLLGAYSDSEDSASD